The following DNA comes from Nitrospirota bacterium.
GCCAGCCCGTGGCCGATCTGTTCGATTTTCTCCAGCGCTTCCTGCAATCGATTCTCGCCGAACTCGGTCAGACCTGCGGCCATCGCTTCGCGCAGGCGGGGCGCGGGGACCGTTTTGGTCGCGCCGATCAGCCGGATGCGGTCGGGTTGACGCCGGACGCGCTCAGCGGCGCGGCGAATGTTCTCGAGGACGGTCCGGATGTTTCGGGCGATCGCATGGGACTCAGGCGCATCCGTCAACGGAATCGACCATCAGCCGCGCAGGGATACCCGCCGGTTCGCCGACCGGTCCTGCATCGGCACAAGCTGGCATGTGCTGTCATTGTACCGGAAGCCCGGCGTGTTTGTCAGGATTTCACGTCGCACGGTTCTACCTGCCGCGTCGGCGCAGGAGGACGATGCCGCTGACCATCGTGCCGTTCACGGTCCCCTCGCGACGATACGAGTGGAACAGGTCGGGATGGCAGACCGTGCAGACGTTCACGCTGTGGATCCTTTCTTCCTCGACGCCGACCGATCGGGCCTGTTGCCGCACCAACTCCCGCAGGTTCAGCATCGCTTTGCCGCTCCCGCGCTCGCGCACCACGGAGCGCCATCCGCGAAAGCCCGCTCTCAACCGAGCCAGGACCGGCTCGTCCACTTCGTAGCAGCAGGGTCCGACCGCAGGACCGATGCCCATCTGAACCGAAGAAGGCTCGGACCCGAACCGTCGCTTCATCGCCTCCAGTGTCTTGGGGACAATGCCCGCGACGGCGCCGCGCCAGCCGGTGTGGACGGCGGCCACGACGCCGCGCCTCCGGTCATGCAACAAGACCGGCACACAGTCGGCCGTGCGGACCGTCAGCAGCACGCCCGGTTGATCGGTGATCAGGGCGTCCCAGCCGCCGTCGAATGTGTCGCCGGCCCGCAAGGGCCGATCGATGACCAACGCGTCGGTCCCGTGCACCTGTTTTACCGACACCGTTGTCAAGCCGCCGTCCGTTTCAATCCGCTCCGGCTGTCTGCGCGTACCGAAGAAGTGGCGCACACCGTCACGCGCCGTGGCAAAGGCCGGCAATGTGATCACCAAAGTCCGCATCTCCGCACGGTCCCCATGAGCCTTCGGCTTACCCGCACAGCATGAAAAATGTCCCCGGCGAGTAGCGAACAGCTAACAGCGAGCAGCGCCGAGCGACTCGCTGCTGGCTATTCTCTGTTCGCTATTTTCAATGCGGGCTCACTGAGCGCTCGTCATGCGACGTCCTTTTCCCGTTGACCAATGACCAACGACGGTTGGCGAATCAGTCAGCCTGCTTGCGCAGGAACGTCGGGACGTCCCACTCGTCATCGGCCATCAAGCTGAGCCGTTCCTGCGCTTCCCGTTGCTCGCTCAATTTCCGAAGAAACGCCGGTCGGTCCAGGTCCCGATGCGGCAGGTCCGGCCCTCCCGCGTGGACGCCGGCCAACACCTGTTGGGCGGTGCGAGGACTTCTCGCCGCCACCCGCTCGGCGGCCGCGACGGCGGGTTTGGCGTGCTGCTCGTCCCGCTCGAACCCGGTGGCGATGACGGTCACGACCAGGTCGTCGCCCATATCCGGATTGATCACCTGGCCGACGATGATGTTGGCTTCCGCGTCGGCGGCTTCCTTGATGATCGACGCCACTTCATCCACCTCGTGCAGCGACAGGTTGGGCCCGCCCGTGATATTGAGCAGAACCCCGCGCGCCCCCTCGACGCCGCCGTCCTCGAGCAACGGGCTGGAGATCGCTTTCTGGGCGGCTTCCATCGCGCGATTGGCGCCGCGCGACACGCCCATGCCCATGACCGCCCGACCCGTGTGGCTCATCACCGTCCGCACATCGGCGAAATCTACGTTGACGTGACCGGTCGTGGTGATGACGTCGGCGATGCCCTGAATCGCCTGTCGCAGGACATCGTCCGCGACCTTGAACGCCTCGAGCAACGGGGTGGCCTTGTCCACAATGCTCAACAGACGCTGGTTCGGAATGACCAGGAGCGTATCGACATGCCGGCGCAGGTCGCGCAGCCCCTCTTCGGCGTAGGCCATCCGCCGGTGTCCCTCATATTGGAACGGCTTGGTCACCACGGCGACCGTCAGGATCCCCAGTTCTCGGGCGATGCCCGCGACGATGGGCGCCGCGCCCGTGCCGGTCCCGCCTCCCATGCCCGCGGTCACGAAGACCATGTCGGCCCCTTCCAGCGCCTCCCGAATTTGGTTCTGGCTTTCCAAGGCCGATTCCTTGCCGATTTCGGGCTTGGCGCCGGCGCCCAAGCCTCTGGTCCGTTCCGGCCCGAGCTGAATCTTAAAGGGAGCGTGGGCGCGTTCGAGCGCCTGTACGTCCGTGTTGGCGGCGATGAATTCCACCCGGCTCAACCCGGCTCCGATCATGGTATTAACCGCGTTGCAGCCGGCGCCGCCTACGCCGATGACCTTGATCCTGACCGGCGTAAGGATATCCTCCTGAAATGCAAACATCGCGACACCTCCCTTTGTGCGATGCGCCCGCTCGAAAGCTCGCAGGCGAGGTTAAAAAAACTCGAACATCCACGACCGCATGCGCTCGAAGACCCGCCCCAGGGGACGCCCGCGCCGCAGCCCGGCGGTTTCCAATTCTTCGGCGTGGTGCCGGGCGTGCAACAACAGGCCCACCCCCGTCGCATGCATCGGATTGCTGACGATGTCCCGTAACCCGCCGACCCCGCCGGGCGTTCCCCGCCTCGCCGGCAGGTTCAGCACTTTCTCCGCCGCGTCCGGCATGCCTTCCAGCAGCGAGGTGCCCCCGGTGATCACCACGCCCGCGCCCAACATTCCCTCGTACCCGGCCCTGGCGATCTCGCGCTTCACCAGATCGAACATCTCCTCCACGCGCGGCTCGAGAATGTCGGCGATGTCCCGCCGCGACACGGTCCGCGGCGGCCGGTCGCCGACCGAGGGCACCTCCACCATTTGATGGCCGTGGATCAACTCATTCCTCGCGATCCCGTGCTGGATCTTGATCTTCTCCGCCTCGGTCTGCGAGGTGAGGAGCCCGATGGCCAGATCCTTGGTCAGGTTCTGTCCGCCGATCGGCAGGATCGCCGTGTGTCGAATGCTGCCGTCCAGGAAAATGGCGAGGTCCGTGGTGCCGCCGCCGAGATCCACCATCGCGACGCCCAATTCGCGCTCTTCCGGGCTCAGCACCGCTTCGCTGGAGGCCAACGGCTGGAGAATGATGTCCACCACATCCAGGCCGGCCCGGTTCACGCTCTTGATGATGTTCTGCGCGGAGGTGACCG
Coding sequences within:
- the ftsZ gene encoding cell division protein FtsZ encodes the protein MFAFQEDILTPVRIKVIGVGGAGCNAVNTMIGAGLSRVEFIAANTDVQALERAHAPFKIQLGPERTRGLGAGAKPEIGKESALESQNQIREALEGADMVFVTAGMGGGTGTGAAPIVAGIARELGILTVAVVTKPFQYEGHRRMAYAEEGLRDLRRHVDTLLVIPNQRLLSIVDKATPLLEAFKVADDVLRQAIQGIADVITTTGHVNVDFADVRTVMSHTGRAVMGMGVSRGANRAMEAAQKAISSPLLEDGGVEGARGVLLNITGGPNLSLHEVDEVASIIKEAADAEANIIVGQVINPDMGDDLVVTVIATGFERDEQHAKPAVAAAERVAARSPRTAQQVLAGVHAGGPDLPHRDLDRPAFLRKLSEQREAQERLSLMADDEWDVPTFLRKQAD
- the pgeF gene encoding peptidoglycan editing factor PgeF; translated protein: MRTLVITLPAFATARDGVRHFFGTRRQPERIETDGGLTTVSVKQVHGTDALVIDRPLRAGDTFDGGWDALITDQPGVLLTVRTADCVPVLLHDRRRGVVAAVHTGWRGAVAGIVPKTLEAMKRRFGSEPSSVQMGIGPAVGPCCYEVDEPVLARLRAGFRGWRSVVRERGSGKAMLNLRELVRQQARSVGVEEERIHSVNVCTVCHPDLFHSYRREGTVNGTMVSGIVLLRRRGR
- the ftsA gene encoding cell division protein FtsA — its product is MPKRDQILVGLDIGTTKICAIVAEVTDDGALNIIGVGSSPSRGLRKGVVVNIESTVESIKKAVEEAELMAAVQINSVYTGIAGSHISGENCKGVVALKKGEVTREDIQRAVESARTLAVIPHERRILHVLPREFMVDDQDGVREPLGMSGNRLEVNVHVITGAVTSAQNIIKSVNRAGLDVVDIILQPLASSEAVLSPEERELGVAMVDLGGGTTDLAIFLDGSIRHTAILPIGGQNLTKDLAIGLLTSQTEAEKIKIQHGIARNELIHGHQMVEVPSVGDRPPRTVSRRDIADILEPRVEEMFDLVKREIARAGYEGMLGAGVVITGGTSLLEGMPDAAEKVLNLPARRGTPGGVGGLRDIVSNPMHATGVGLLLHARHHAEELETAGLRRGRPLGRVFERMRSWMFEFF